The following coding sequences lie in one Phragmites australis chromosome 8, lpPhrAust1.1, whole genome shotgun sequence genomic window:
- the LOC133927612 gene encoding uncharacterized protein LOC133927612 has protein sequence MTTAIRQLAYGVSSDAVDEYVRIGASTAMLALRKFVQAIVELFGDEYLRAPTEADTARLLAEGERCEFPGMLGSIDCMHWVWKNCSKAWHGAYTGHTRKPSIVLEAVASYDLWIWHAFFGMPRSLNDINILHRSNLFIRLTDGTAPTVSYTINGNRYDMGYYLDDGIYLEWAIIVRAIPAPRGNKSIHFSAMQASMHKDVERAFGVLQSRFAIVRGPARVWDQSTLHNIMTACIIMHNMIIEDERGSASTVQVFDYMGEPTRVHRNADDGVLHYVEATQAIRNRAMHHQLRDDRVEHLWSIHGAQ, from the coding sequence ATGACAACGGCGATCCGGCAACTAGCATACGGCGTCAGTTCCGATGCAGTTGACGAGTATGTGCGGATAGGGGCGAGCACGGCGATGCTGGCATTGCGGAAATTTGTGCAGGCTATTGTGGAGCTGTTCGGAGATGAATATCTGCGTGCTCCCACTGAAGCTGACACCGCTCGCCTCTTGGCAGAAGGTGAGCGGTGTGAGTTCCCCGGGATGCTAGGGAGCATCGACTGCATGCATTGGGTATGGAAGAACTGTTCCAAAGCGTGGCATGGCGCATATACAGGCCATACTCGCAAGCCTTCAATAGTTTTGGAGGCGGTTGCGTCGTATGACttatggatttggcatgctttctttggGATGCCTAGGAGTCTCAACGATATAAATATTTTGCACCGGTCTAACTTATTTATCAGGCTTACCGATGGGACTGCCCCAACCGTGTCATACACTATCAATGGTAACAGGTACGACATGGGCTACTACCTCGACGACGGCATATACCTCGAATGGGCGATCATAGTGAGGGCAATTCCTGCACCAAGAGGCAACAAGAGCATCCATTTCTCCGCCATGCAAGCATCTATGCACAAGGATGTCGAACGTGCATTTGGTGTCTTGCAATCTAGGTTTGCTATTGTACGCGGACCAGCTAGAGTATGGGATCAATCCACATTGCATAATATAATGACCGCATGTATCattatgcacaacatgataattgagGACGAGCGTGGAAGCGCATCCACAGTGCAGGTGTTCGACTACATGGGGGAACCAACTCGAGTCCATCGAAATGCTGATGATGGCGTGCTGCATTACGTCGAAGCGACTCAAGCTATCAGGAACCGTGCAATGCACCACCAATTGCGTGACGACCGTGTTGAGCACCTCTGGAGTATTCATGGTGCACAGTAG